In one window of Candidatus Methylomirabilis sp. DNA:
- a CDS encoding Hsp20/alpha crystallin family protein has protein sequence MAIVRWDPFRDVMTLQERMNRLFDHALSRTRMDDEEGLTASMWSPAVDIFETSDSIVMKAELPGVSRDNIDIQVEDNTLTLKGERKFEREVKEENYLRIERSYGAFQRAFNLPTGVQQDKIRAVFKDGVLEVTMPKAEEAKPKQVKIDVK, from the coding sequence GTGGCGATTGTTCGATGGGATCCATTCCGCGATGTCATGACGCTGCAGGAGCGGATGAACCGCCTGTTTGATCATGCGCTGTCCCGGACCCGCATGGATGACGAAGAGGGACTGACGGCCTCCATGTGGTCTCCTGCCGTGGATATCTTCGAAACGTCCGACAGCATCGTCATGAAGGCGGAGCTGCCTGGGGTGAGCCGGGACAATATCGACATCCAGGTGGAGGACAACACCCTGACACTGAAGGGCGAGCGAAAATTCGAGCGAGAGGTGAAGGAGGAAAATTACCTCCGAATCGAGCGTTCATACGGGGCGTTCCAGCGCGCCTTCAACTTGCCCACCGGTGTTCAACAAGACAAGATCAGGGCGGTGTTCAAGGACGGTGTACTGGAGGTCACCATGCCGAAAGCCGAAGAGGCCAAACCCAAGCAAGTGAAGATCGACGTGAAGTAA